A stretch of the Odontesthes bonariensis isolate fOdoBon6 chromosome 5, fOdoBon6.hap1, whole genome shotgun sequence genome encodes the following:
- the wnt4b gene encoding wingless-type MMTV integration site family, member 4b, with protein sequence MPTVSPVNLTAPLLLLLLWATHSTMATNWLSLARVPRSRPVSGAAPCARLRGLTPGQVGVCRARGEVMESVRKAAEMVIEECQHQFRNRRWNCSTTPRGINVFGRVMNQGTREAAFVHALSSAAVAMAVTRACTRGELERCGCDRKVRGVSPEGFQWSGCSDNLSYGVAFSQTFVDEPERAKGLSAGRPLMNLHNNEAGRKAILHNMQVECKCHGVSGSCELRTCWKVMPPFRRVGAVLKERFDGATEVRLTRIGSRTALLPRDPHVKPPAARDLLYLAPSPDFCHLDPDNGIPGTAGRRCNGTSRLAPDGCELVCCGPGYRAGRAEVVQRCSCKFSWCCSVRCQQCKNTVTIHTCRV encoded by the exons ATGCCAACTGTCTCCCCTGTCAATCTCACGGCACCACTCCTCCTCCTGTTGCTATGGGCAACCCACTCCACCATGGCAACCAACTGGCT TTCCCTGGCGAGGGTGCCTCGCTCCAGGCCCGTGTCTGGTGCTGCTCCATGTGCACGGCTGAGGGGGCTGACCCCAGGGCAGGTGGGGGTGTGCAGAGCACGGGGGGAGGTCATGGAGTCGGTACGCAAGGCAGCAGAGATGGTTATAGAAGAG TGCCAGCACCAGTTCAGAAATCGCCGCTGGAATTGTTCCACCACCCCACGTGGGATCAACGTATTTGGCAGAGTAATGAACCAAG GCACTCGTGAGGCAGCCTTTGTGCATGCTCTGTCCTCAGCAGCTGTGGCAATGGCTGTGACCCGAGCCTGCACCCGTGGGGAGCTGGAGAGGTGTGGCTGTGACAGGAAGGTCAGGGGTGTCAGTCCCGAAG GTTTCCAGTGGTCAGGGTGCAGTGACAACCTGTCCTATGGTGTGGCTTTCTCCCAAACATTTGTAGATGAACCAGAACGAGCCAAGGGGCTGTCAGCAGGGCGCCCGCTCATGAACCTCCATAACAACGAGGCTGGTCGAAAG GCCATCCTTCACAACATGCAGGTGGAGTGCAAGTGTCACGGTGTCTCTGGCTCCTGTGAGTTGAGAACCTGCTGGAAGGTTATGCCTCCATTCAGACGTGTTGGTGCCGTGCTCAAGGAACGTTTTGACGGAGCCACAGAG GTTCGCTTGACTCGTATTGGATCGAGGACAGCTCTGCTCCCCCGTGACCCCCACGTCAAACCCCCTGCTGCCAGAGACCTTCTGTATCTTGCACCCTCCCCAGATTTCTGTCATCTCGACCCTGATAATGGCATCCCAGGGACTGCTGGTCGGAGATGTAATG GAACGTCTCGGCTGGCACCAGATGGATGTGAGCTGGTGTGTTGTGGGCCAGGATACAGAGCGGGCCGGGCTGAGGTGGTGCAGCGCTGCTCCTGCAAGTTTTCCTGGTGTTGCTCGGTCCGTTGCCAGCAATGCAAAAATACTGTCACCATTCACACCTGCCGAGTGTAA
- the mlf2 gene encoding myeloid leukemia factor 2, giving the protein MFRYLNDGDDDPYMILPSPMDPFAAHRQQMRSMFGPFGMDPFSLAPQIQQHHTPRRQAGALAPFGMMGMGGGFMDMFGMMGEMMENMERMSGSPNCQTFSSSTVISYSSSDVGVPKVYQQTSATRHGPGGIRETRQSLRDSESGLERLAIGHHIGDRAHIFERSRNRRTGDREDRQDYINLEESEGPAFDEEWRREAVRYVPPNARAIDYGQDRRAGAQQLALTAPPSSTPPPHRHESPRHRQPHTRPRYDW; this is encoded by the exons ATGTTTCGCTACTTGAATGACGGCGATGACGACCCCTACATGAT CTTACCTTCACCTAT GGACCCATTTGCAGCTCACAGGCAACAGATGAGGAGTATGTTTGGACCATTCGGCATGGATCCGTTTTCTCTCGCGCCCCAGATTCAGCAACACCATACACCACGCAGACAG GCTGGCGCACTCGCTCCTTTTGGCATGATGGGAATG GGTGGAGGGTTCATGGATATGTTTGGCATGATGGGAGAAATGATGGAAAACATG GAAAGAATGTCCGGCTCGCCAAACTGTCAGACATTTTCCTCCTCAACGGTGATCTCTTATTCTTCTTCAGACGTTGGGGTTCCAAAGGTTTACCAGCAAACCAGTGCAACAAGACATGGCCCCGGAGGG ATCCGTGAAACCCGGCAGTCGCTGAGAGACAGTGAGAGCGGCTTAGAGCGTCTTGCCATTGGCCATCACATTGGGGATCGTGCACACATATTTGAGCGTTCACGAAACCGCCGCACCGGAGACCGCGAGGATCGGCAAGACTACATTAACCTTGAGGAGA GTGAAGGTCCAGCGTTTGATGAGGAGTGGAGGAGGGAGGCTGTAAGATATGTTCCCCCAAATGCCCGTGCGATTGACTATGGCCAAGATCGACGCGCAGGAGCTCAGCAGCTGGCTCTCACTGCTCCTCCCAGCTCAACACCCCCACCTCATCGACACGAGTCGCCCAGACACCGTCAGCCCCACACTCGTCCACGTTATGACTGGTGA
- the LOC142380191 gene encoding gamma-enolase-like, whose protein sequence is MSIENIVAREILDSRGNPTVEVDLHTGKGLFRAAVPSGASTGIYEALELRDGDKTRYKGKGVTKAVAHINDTLGPALIQSGISVLEQEKLDNVMIEMDGTENKSKFGANSILGVSLAICKAGAAEKGVPLYRHIADLAGNGELVLPVPAFNVINGGSHAGNRLAMQEFMVLPVGAESFRDALRMGAELYQTLRSVIKEKYGQDATNVGDEGGFAPNIQENSEALELIKTAIEKAGFTDKVVIGMDVAASEFFSEGKYDLDFKSPPNAARNISADELASIYQGFINNYPVVSIEDPFDQDDWPAWSQFTASVGIQVVGDDLTVTNPRRIQRAVEDKACNCLLLKVNQIGSVTEAIKACKLAQENGWGVMVSHRSGETEDTFIADLVVGLCTGQIKTGAPCRSERLAKYNQLMRIEEELGDQARFAGHNFRNPSAL, encoded by the exons atGTCTATAGAGAATATTGTTGCCCGGGAAATCCTGGACTCCAGGGGAAATCCCACCGTGGAAGTAGATCTGCATACAGGCAaag GTCTGTTCAGGGCAGCTGTGCCCAGTGGTGCGTCAACTGGCATCTATGAGGCTCTGGAGCTCCGAGATGGAGACAAGACTCGCTACAAGGGCAAAG GTGTGACCAAGGCTGTTGCTCATATTAATGACACCCTCGGACCTGCACTCATCCAATCT GGAATTAGTGTGCTAGAGCAGGAGAAACTGGACAACGTGATGATTGAAATGGACGgcactgaaaacaaat CCAAGTTTGGGGCCAATTCTATTCTTGGAGTGTCACTGGCCATATGCAAAGCTGGCGCAGCAGAGAAAGGTGTCCCCTTGTACCGTCACATTGCTGATCTGGCAGGAAACGGAGAGCTGGTCCTCCCAGTTCCT gctTTTAATGTGATCAACGGGGGCTCTCATGCTGGTAACAGACTGGCTATGCAGGAATTCATGGTTCTTCCTGTGGGTGCCGAGTCTTTCCGCGATGCCCTGCGTATGGGTGCGGAGCTGTACCAGACCCTGAGAAGCGTCATCAAGGAGAAGTATGGTCAGGATGCTACAAATGTGGGGGATGAAGGAGGGTTTGCTCCTAATATACAGGAGAACAGTGAGG CTCTGGAGCTGATCAAGACGGCCATAGAGAAAGCGGGCTTCACAGATAAAGTGGTGATAGGGATGGATGTTGCCGCCTCAGAGTTTTTCAGTGAGGGAAAATATGACCTGGACTTCAAGTCTCCACCCAATGCTGCCCGCAATATTAGTGCTGACGAGCTGGCCAGCATCTACCAGGGCTTCATAAACAACTATCCAG TGGTGTCTATCGAAGATCCTTTCGATCAGGACGACTGGCCCGCTTGGTCACAGTTCACAGCCTCAGTGGGCATCCAG GTGGTTGGAGATGATCTGACTGTCACAAACCCACGCAGGATACAACGAGCTGTGGAGGACAAGGCCTGCAACTGTCTGCTCCTCAAAGTCAACCAGATTGGATCTGTCACAGAGGCCATCAAAGc GTGTAAACTGGCCCAGGAGAATGGCTGGGGTGTGATGGTGAGCCACCGCTCAGGGGAAACAGAGGACACTTTTATAGCTGACCTGGTGGTTGGTCTTTGCACTggacag ATCAAGACTGGAGCTCCCTGCCGATCTGAACGTCTGGCTAAATACAACCAGCTCATGAG GATTGAGGAAGAATTAGGTGACCAGGCCCGCTTTGCTGGGCATAACTTCCGCAATCCCAGCGCCCTTTGA
- the cdc42l gene encoding cell division cycle 42, like, translated as MQTIKCVVVGDGAVGKTCLLISYTTNKFPSEYVPTVFDNYAVTVMIGGEPYTLGLFDTAGQEDYDRLRPLSYPQTDVFLVCFSVVSPSSFENVKEKWVPEISHHCPSTPFLLVGTQVDLREDSNTIEKLAKNKQRPLFPESGEKLARELRAVKYVECSALTQRGLKNVFDEAILAALEPPETKTKRKCVLL; from the exons ATGCAGACTATAAAATGTGTAGTAGTAGGAGACGGTGCAGTAGGAAAGACCTGCTTACTGATCTCCTACACAACCAACAAGTTCCCCTCAGAATATGTTCCTACT GTTTTTGACAATTATGCCGTGACAGTGATGATAGGAGGAGAGCCCTACACACTCGGCCTCTTTGACACAGCAG GTCAGGAGGATTACGACAGGCTGCGTCCTCTCAGCTACCCGCAGACAGACGTGTTCCTTGTATGTTTCTCTGTCGTCTCCCCCTCATCGTTTGAAAACGTCAAAGAGAAG TGGGTCCCTGAGATTTCCCACCACTGCCCAAGCACACCGTTCCTGTTGGTGGGCACACAAGTAGACCTGCGGGAAGACAGCAATACGATCGAGAAGCTGGCGAAGAACAAGCAGCGCCCCCTCTTCCCTGAGAGCGGCGAGAAGCTGGCCCGTGAGCTCAGGGCTGTTAAATATGTGGAGTGCTCTGCACTCACGCAG CGAGGACTTAAGAACGTGTTTGACGAGGCCATACTGGCAGCGCTGGAACCCCCCGAGACCAAAACTAAAAGGAAGTGTGTTCTTCTATAG